From the bacterium genome, the window GATAATCAAGGCGGGACCATGACCTTTAAAAAATACTCGACGGCGATCTTCGCGGCCCTCCTTGCGGCGCTGGTGCTGGCCGTCTATTGGCAGACGACGGGATTTGAGTTTATTTCCCTCGACGACCTCGAATACACAGTCCTTAATCCCGTCGTCAAGGGCGGTCTTACCGGCGAGGGGGTAAAAGAAGCCTTTACTTCGACTCATCTCCACGCTTACGTACCAGTCACCCTGCTTTCCTTCATGGCAGACGTTGAGCTTTTCAGCTTAAAGCCTTCGGGCTTTCACTTCACCAACACAATTTTGCATCTTCTAAATACAATTCTACTGTTCGCATTTCTTTACAGGGCCACAGGCTCAAGCTGGAAGAGCTTCTTCACGGCGGCCCTCTGGTCGATCCATCCGATGCGCGCCGAGTCTGTCGCCTGGGTAGCCGAGCGGAAGGACGTGCTGGCGGGGTTCTTTTTTCTCGCCGGGCTTATCGCTTACTGTGAATACGCGAAGAATAGAAAACCGGCTTTTTATATCGCTACGTTTTCGGCGATGTTTCTAGGACTTCTGTCAAAGCCCGTTCTCGTCGTCTTCCCCGCAGTATTGTTGATTACTGACTTCTGGCCCCTCGAAAGAGTCAAGGAGCAGGGAGAGAACCTGAAAAAACTGCTCATAGAGAAAATCCCGTTTATTGCGCTTTCAGTCCTTTTTTCGGCTCTTACGGTTGTAATCCAGAGAGGAACCATCTACACGATCGAGCGAAGAAGCGCTTTGGCCCGCCTTTCCGATATAGCCGCCTCGTACGTCCACTATCTCAAAGAGACGGCATGGCCTTTCGGTCTTATTATGAAGACCAGATCGCCGGAAGCTTACGTTATCGGCGTTTGGGCGCTTGCAGCCGGATTTTTAATAATTGCATTTACGTTTACGGCTTGGAGAGTAAGAAAAACCGCCCCTGCGGTAACGGCCGGGTGGTTGTGGTACCTTGCCGTTCTATTTCCGGTAAGCGGAGTCTTGCCGCTGGATTTTTATTTCGTGGCCGACCATTTCACCTACCTGCCCCACATCGGCCTCATAGTCGCCATCGTATGGGGCGCAGAGCGCCTTTACAGCCGTTTCGCGAAGGATTTAAGGCCTCTGACTGTTGCAGGGGGAGTTATTGCTGTGGTTCTCTCGGTGCTCTGTTTCCGGCAGGTTTCTTTGTGGAAAGACGACTTCACGTTGTTCGGCTACATCGACAACGTAACCGGCGGTAAAAGCGCCCTGGCGAAGTTCAGCCTTGGCCTCGCCAACTCCCGCGCGGAAAAGCACCGGGAAGCTTACGACAAATATGGCGAGGCTCTGGCCCTGGAGCCCAACTTCGTCCGGGTGAACGGCTACAAGGGGATGGCGGCGGCGAATCTTGGCAGGTATCGCGAAGCGGCGGATCTTTTAAGAAAAGAGCTTGAAATCTTCCCCGGCGACAGGGATTTTTGCACAAGGCTTGCGAGCATCCTCATCCTCGCGGGCGACCTTCCCGGCGCGGCGCGGCAGGGGCTGGAGAATATCAAGAAATGGCCCGAAGACAAAATGGCGTGGGACGCGGTGAACTATCTCGGGGGCGAAGCAAGGGCAAGAGAAATTGCCGGAAGGTAAAGAACGAGAAGAAAAGGGGGCCGGGCGACCCGGCCCCCTTGCCGGTAAGTTACTGATTCTAGAAGAGTGTACCTGAGGCCGCCCAGAAGAAGTGGTCGCTGACGGTAAGACCAGCACCGCCACTTATCGATGAACTCATGCCGGAGACGATGTTGTTTTGTCCCCCGCTAACCGATGCCCAATCATTTGCTGTTGTATTTCCTCTGCCGCCGCTGACAGATGCAGCATAGCCGCCTGCCACATTTTCGTTGCCGCCGCTAACTGAGGAGTTGCTCCCGGAGGCCACGTTGAATGCCCCGCCGCTAACCGAAGAATTGCCTCCGGAAGTTATGTTGCCTGCTCCGCCGCTAATCGAAGAGTATTCGGCTTCCGCTCTGTTGCCGGACCCTCCTGAAATACTGGCAAAATTAGCTACGACTGCATTGTTGTCACCAGCCAGGAATCCTGCGTAACCGGTGAATTCGTGTGACAACCCCACCACGAAGTTGTGAGAACCTGTGCGCAAGCGGCTATTGGCTGCATTGTTCTCGTTGTAGCCGACGATGAGATTGCCGAGGCCAACTGGAGAAGGATACCCCCAAGTTGCACCCGAACCGTCGCGGACGTGGAAGTTGGCTCCGGTGAAGATAACGTGGGGACCGGCGAGGCCGTTGATGGAGTTGGTGTCTACGCCGACATAACCATCGAGTTGGAGAGCGGTATTCGCTTCGACCGCTGACAGCCTGCCTTCAAGTTCTACGGGGGCATATGCTTCAAGTTGCACCACCCTCGCAGTGAGCGCCGCGACCGCCGCCTGTAGCGCCACGATGTCGTCCTGGGTGTTGGCCGAGGCGGTGCCCGCCTGAATGGCCATAAAAATGCCGAGTGCGAGAATTCCGAGTTTTGACTTCATCTCTTTTTCTCCGGTTCAAGGTGAGAGCCTGACGGGAATCGCCAGGCTGCGTCGACCGGCTTCAACCGGCCTTATTTACCTGTTATCGTGCGGTATTTTTTACACTCCCGGCGATAAAAAAGGCCGCCCTCCGTGACCCAATCACAGAAAGCGGCCTCTATGCTTACAAGCCCACCCCCTGTACTGGCTGTCGGCTAACGTGTCGCATCTTCGCACAGGGGGGGCACGCAAGGGTTATCCATCGTGGCGCTACAAGGCAATGTCGCAGCCATCATGGCTAGCTGTAAAAATTTACCTTCGAGTCCAAAAACATTCCGTTAACCTGTTTTTGGACGAGCCTTCACTTCGTTCCCCCCTCGGGGCCATCTTTAGGTGGCTTGGGGCGCGGGTGCGGGGCGCGCCAAGCCCCGCTAGCTGTAAAACCTGCGAAGCACACAAAAGACTCTGGATTCCCGCCCTTCGGGCGAGAATGACGACAGAGGCGTCGCCTTTCGCTTCGCTCAATCACGACCTACGCTATCGCGGAGCCGCAACCTGCATTTTCCGGCAACAAAAAAGGGCCTGCCGAAAACCGGCAGACCCTTGAATTTATCGGATGACAACTGTGCCTTGCGCCGCTTTCGCGGCGAACAGTTCCGGTTACTCCTGTTCCCTATTCTTTTTCGGCCGCATGTTGAACTGGAGTATCTTTTTGCGGACTCGTATCGACTTGGGGGTGACTTCGACAAGTTCGTCGTCGTCTATCCACTCCAGGGCGTGTTCGAGGGTCATCTCCCTGGGGGGAATCAGCCTCATGGCGTCCTCGGAGCCCGCCGCGCGCATGTTGGTCAGCTTCTTTTCACGGATGACGTTGACGTCGAGGTCGTTTTCCTTGTTGTTTTCCCCGATTATCATCCCCTCGTAGGCCTCGATTGTGGGGCCGATGAAGAGCACGCCGCGCGGCTGGAGGTGAAAAAGGGAGTAATTCGTCGCTTTGCCTCTTCTGTCGGCGATGAGAGCCCCGTTTATCCTGCCCACTATCTGCCCCTGCCACGGTTCGTAGCCGTCGAAAAGGCTGTTCATTATCCCGGTGCCCCTCGTGTCGGTCAAAAACTCGCTACGAAGGCCGATAAGCCCTCTGGAAGGGATGCGAAACTCCATCCGCACGCGCCCGTGGCCGGGGTTGTGCATCTGGGTCATCCTGCCCTTTCTGGAAGCGAGCTTTTCGGTTATCACGCCGACGAACTCATCCGGGCAGTCGACTATGACAAGCTCCATAGGCTCGTGAAGGACGCCGTCGATCTCCTTGGTCACCACCTGCGGCTTCGAGACGGACATCTCGAACCCTTCGCGGCGCATCATCTCGATCAGAATCGCGAGCTGGAGTTCGCCGCGCCCCAAAACGATGAATTTGTCCGGCTCGGGTATCTCCAGTTTCAGGCTGACGTTGTGGACTATCTCCTTTTCAAGCCTCGCGCGAATCTGGCGGGAGGTGACGAAATCGCCCTCCCTCCCGGCGAAGGGGGAGGTGTTGACCGAGAAGATCATCGAGATCGTCGGCTCGTCAACGTGGATGCGCTTCATCGGCTGCGGGTTGTCCACCGAGGTAAGCGTGTCGCCGATGGAGATGTCGTCGATGCCGGCCACGGCTATTATGTCGCCCGCTTCGGCTTCCGGGGTCTCGATTCGCTTGAGTCCCTGATGGGTGTAGACCACGGTGGTCTTTACGTTTTTCAGCCCTTCCGCCTTCGAGAGCGCGTACTGGGTGTTGGGCTTTACCGTTCCGTTGAAAAGCCTGCCTATGGCGAGCTTTCCGACGTAGTCGTTGTAATCGAGGCTGGTGACCAGAAACTGGGTAGACGAAGCCCGATCGCCCTTGGCCGGAGGAACGGTCTTCAGTATCTCCTCGAAGAGGGGCCGGAGGTCTTCGGAAACGTCGTCGATCTCCTTGTGGGCCGTCCCCTTCCGGGCGTTGGTGTAGTAGACGGGAAAATCGAGCTGCTCCTCGGCGGCGTCGAGATCGATGAAGAGATCGTAGATCTCGTCAAGCACCTCGCCGGGCCTCCTGTCGGGGCGGTCGATCTTGTTCAGAACCACGATGGGGGGAAGCCCGAGCGAAAGAGCCTTCTGGAGGACGAACCTGGTCTGGGGCAGCGGCCCCTCCGCCGCATCGACCAGCAGGATGACTCCGTCCACCATCTGGAGGGTGCGCTCGACCTCTCCGCCGAAATCGGCGTGGCCGGGGGTGTCCACTATGTTAATCTTCACGCCCTTGTAGTAGACGGAGGTGTTCTTGGCGAGTATGGTTATCCCCCTCTCTCTTTCGAGGTCGTTGGAGTCCATCACCCGCTCGTCCACCTTTTCGTTTTCGCGGAAGGTTCCGCTCTGCCAGAGCATGGCGTCAACGAGGGTGGTCTTGCCGTGGTCTACGTGGGCGATAATTGCTATTGTACGAAATTCCTGATGATCCATATCGATTCTCCGTTAATTTATTCGAGGGCGGCCTTTCTACCACCTATGTACCCTCCGGTCAAGCTCCCCGGATTGACACCGGGCGCACCGAGAGGGTACAAAGAAAGACTTCCCCAAACCCCGGCAATTTCAACCGGAGATATTTATAATTTTGACTGACCTGACAAAGGGCGGCGCGCCGGCGATTGAGACGCACTCCCTGAAAAAATATTACGGTGACATCCGCGCCCTCGACGGCCTCGACCTCAAGGTCGGGCAGGGCGAGATTTACGGCTTTCTGGGGCCTAACGGCGCGGGCAAGACCACCACCATACGGATTCTCACCGGCACCGCCAGGCCCACTTCCGGCGAGGCTTTCGCCGGAGGCTTCGACGTGCAGAAAAACCCGGTGGCCGCCAAAGCCGCCTTCGGCGTGGTGAGCCAGCACTCAAACATCGACTCGGATCTTACCGTCAGGGAGAACCTCGAACTCCACGGGATTTTGCACGGCATGGGCAGGGAGCGTAGAAATTCCCGCATTGCCGAGCTTCTCTCCTTCGCCGACCTTGCCGCCAGAGAACACCACCTCGCCCGGACCCTTTCGGGGGGGATGAAGAGAAAGCTCACGATAATCAGGGCCCTCCTCCACGAGCCGAAGATACTCTTTCTCGACGAGCCCACCACCGGCCTCGACGCGGGCTCCCGGAGGAGGATGTGGGACCTCGTCCGCTCTATCCACGAGGGAGGGGTCTCGGTTTTCCTCACCACCCACTACATCGAGGAGGCCGAAGCACTCTGCAGGAGGGTGGGCATAATCGATTCGGGCAAACTCATCGCCGAAGGAACGCCGGAGGAACTTGTCCGGGGGCTCGGAACTATCGCCGTGGACGTCTCGGAGGACGGCAGGACGGTTACCAGCTACTTCCAGACCCGCGAAGCGGCCGGGGAATTCCTCGGCAAAAGCGGCAAGAACGGCAGGATTCGACCCACCAGCCTCGAGGACCTCTTCCTGAAACTCACAGGAAGGAGGGTGTCCGCGTGAAGGGCGTGCGGGCGGTCCTCTACCGCGAGTCGCGCCTCTACTCCCGAAGGCTCACGAAGCACCTCGCCGGGTACCTGATGAGCCCTTTTCTCTTTCTCCTCGTCTTCGGCTGGGGAGTTGGGAAACACGTCCAGATGGAGGGGATGAGCTATATTCAGTTCATGCTGCCGGGTCTGGCCACAATGGCGGCCATGACCCAGAGCTACGCGATGGCGACGGAGATAAATATAGCACGCTTTTACTGGCGCATCTTTGAAGAATTCCAGATGGCCCCCGTAAATCCCTGGGAAATCGTCCTCGGTGAGGTAATCTACGGGATGTTCAGGGGGCTCATGGCGGCTGGCGCGGTCTACCTCCTGGGTTTCTTTTTCAACGCCTGGGTTCCCGTCGGGCCGCTGGGGGTCGCCTTTTACATTCTTCACGCCTTCACCTTCTCCTCGGCGGCGGTTGTGGCGGCGATGATAGTGAAGACCCACGCAGACCAGGGTCAGATAAACACCTTTTTCATCGTGCCGATGAGCTTTCTTTGCGGAACCTTCTTTCCGCTCGAAAGGCTGCCGGAATGGGCGGGAGTTCTGGCGAGGGCGCTTCCCCTCACTCACTCGAATCTTCTCATCAGGGCGGTGATCTTCAACACTGAGATACCCTGGGGGAGCTTTTTCGCGCTCACCGCTTTCGCAATCGGATTTTTTTCTTTCGCCGTTTACCTCGTAAGACGAGCAGCTACCTAGGAGGCTGTTAAAAACTGTTGCGAGCCCCGTTTTCTGCGTCGCGTGCTCGCTCGGGCGCTCGCCGTATTAAAATATACTGTCTCGCTTCTCGCTCCGCGTCTCCTTGAAACCGGGGCTTCTCTCGACGTTTTTAAACAGCCTCCTAAAGGAAACTTTTCATGGTTAATAATTTTATAAAACATGGAACGCTCATCGGCATCGGCGTGGGCCCCGGAGACCCGGACCTGATGACGGTAAAGGCGATAAAGGTCATGAACGCGGTGGACGTTATCTTCGCCGCGGGACACAAGCGCTCCGGCGTCTCCATCGCCGCCGAGATCGCCCGCCCCCACCTTCTTCCCGGCAAGGAGGTGGTGCAGCTCAACTTCCCCCACACCTTCGACTCGGTGGACGGCAGGGAGCCCCACCGCGAGGCCGCAGGGATAATTGCCGAAACCCTTAAAAAGCCAGCCTCGGCGGCTTTCCTGACCCTCGGCGATCCGATGACCTTCTCCACCTTCACCTACGTCCGCGACGCGGTGCTGGAAATCCTTCCCTCCGCTACAATCGAAGCGGTTCCAGGAATCACCTCCTTCGCGGCTGCGGCGGCGGCGACGGGAACACCCCTCGCCGAGGGTGAGGAGACGCTGGCGATTATGGGCGCGGCGAGGGAGACCGAGGGGCTTCTGGAGGTCATCGACAGGGCGGACAACATCGTTATAATGAAGCCCTACAAAATGACCGAGAGGGTCTGCGAAATCCTTGAGGAGCGCGGCCTTGCGGACTCCACTTTTTTCTGTACCGAGTGCTCCCGCCCGACGCAGAAAATATCGCGGGGGCTTGGTGGAGCGAGAAACGCGGGGCCTGAGAAATACATGAGTCTCTTTCTGGTGAGAAAGAAAAAGGGGTGAGAACGAGGAAAGGCGCGCGGCTTGCGCTGGCGCTTACCCTTATTTTGCCTCTGGCCGCCCTCTTCGCGGCCTCGGTCGGCTCTTCGGGGCTCGGGCCGCTGGACCTCCTCGGCGCTATCGGCGCGAAACTCGGCCTCTCGGCCTCGAATTTATCCGAGATTGACAGCCGGATTCTTCTCGACGTGCGGCTCTCCCGGGTGCTCCTCTCGATACTGGTCGGCGGAGGACTCGCAGCCTCCGGCGTAATCTTTCAGGGCATCCTCCTTAATCCCCTCGCCGACCCCTACACCGTCGGAGTCTCCTCCGGCGCAGCGCTCGGCGCTTCGGTGGCGATACTCGCGGGTTTAGGCGGCTACACGGCGGCGGGGCTCGGCCTCCTTCCCCTCGCGGCCTTCACCGGCGCGATACTCGCCCTCACCCTCGTCCATCTCCTCGCCTCGGCGCGGGGCTACTCGGGGAGCGGGACGCTGATTCTGGCCGGAATAGTCGTCTCGACAACCCTTTCCGCCGGGATAAGCCTTTTAAAGAGCCTGAACGAGGAATCCGTAAGCTCCATCGTTTTCTGGATAATGGGGAGCCTCTCCGGGCGCGGGTGGGGCCACGCGGTCTTCTCCCTCCCCTACATCGTCGCGGGGCTTTCCATCGCCTTCTGGTTAGGCCGTGACCTCGACCTTCTCGCCCTCGGCGAGG encodes:
- the typA gene encoding translational GTPase TypA produces the protein MDHQEFRTIAIIAHVDHGKTTLVDAMLWQSGTFRENEKVDERVMDSNDLERERGITILAKNTSVYYKGVKINIVDTPGHADFGGEVERTLQMVDGVILLVDAAEGPLPQTRFVLQKALSLGLPPIVVLNKIDRPDRRPGEVLDEIYDLFIDLDAAEEQLDFPVYYTNARKGTAHKEIDDVSEDLRPLFEEILKTVPPAKGDRASSTQFLVTSLDYNDYVGKLAIGRLFNGTVKPNTQYALSKAEGLKNVKTTVVYTHQGLKRIETPEAEAGDIIAVAGIDDISIGDTLTSVDNPQPMKRIHVDEPTISMIFSVNTSPFAGREGDFVTSRQIRARLEKEIVHNVSLKLEIPEPDKFIVLGRGELQLAILIEMMRREGFEMSVSKPQVVTKEIDGVLHEPMELVIVDCPDEFVGVITEKLASRKGRMTQMHNPGHGRVRMEFRIPSRGLIGLRSEFLTDTRGTGIMNSLFDGYEPWQGQIVGRINGALIADRRGKATNYSLFHLQPRGVLFIGPTIEAYEGMIIGENNKENDLDVNVIREKKLTNMRAAGSEDAMRLIPPREMTLEHALEWIDDDELVEVTPKSIRVRKKILQFNMRPKKNREQE
- a CDS encoding ABC transporter ATP-binding protein, with amino-acid sequence METHSLKKYYGDIRALDGLDLKVGQGEIYGFLGPNGAGKTTTIRILTGTARPTSGEAFAGGFDVQKNPVAAKAAFGVVSQHSNIDSDLTVRENLELHGILHGMGRERRNSRIAELLSFADLAAREHHLARTLSGGMKRKLTIIRALLHEPKILFLDEPTTGLDAGSRRRMWDLVRSIHEGGVSVFLTTHYIEEAEALCRRVGIIDSGKLIAEGTPEELVRGLGTIAVDVSEDGRTVTSYFQTREAAGEFLGKSGKNGRIRPTSLEDLFLKLTGRRVSA
- the cobI gene encoding precorrin-2 C(20)-methyltransferase, producing MVNNFIKHGTLIGIGVGPGDPDLMTVKAIKVMNAVDVIFAAGHKRSGVSIAAEIARPHLLPGKEVVQLNFPHTFDSVDGREPHREAAGIIAETLKKPASAAFLTLGDPMTFSTFTYVRDAVLEILPSATIEAVPGITSFAAAAAATGTPLAEGEETLAIMGAARETEGLLEVIDRADNIVIMKPYKMTERVCEILEERGLADSTFFCTECSRPTQKISRGLGGARNAGPEKYMSLFLVRKKKG
- a CDS encoding iron ABC transporter permease; the protein is MRTRKGARLALALTLILPLAALFAASVGSSGLGPLDLLGAIGAKLGLSASNLSEIDSRILLDVRLSRVLLSILVGGGLAASGVIFQGILLNPLADPYTVGVSSGAALGASVAILAGLGGYTAAGLGLLPLAAFTGAILALTLVHLLASARGYSGSGTLILAGIVVSTTLSAGISLLKSLNEESVSSIVFWIMGSLSGRGWGHAVFSLPYIVAGLSIAFWLGRDLDLLALGEDGARQMGVDSAKVRKLLLVSASVMTGACVAVSGVIGFVGLIVPHLVRTATGPSHRQLLLNSFLAGGILLSLADALSRTILPGGEEIPVGVVTALIGGPFFCWLLGRKSSGRAMG